The Deinococcus apachensis DSM 19763 genome has a segment encoding these proteins:
- a CDS encoding S8 family peptidase, producing the protein MLKKSLAVIMISSSLLACGQLSTGDQPPAASGPSADLQAQAARRERYIVVFKTEGGPADAAGRVARAGGRLGRNLSGVGVLTATGDAAFGRRMAADAEVLAVGPEGHLSLPAVQEVTSTGTRSSDDLSGQQWDMRRIGAGVGAARAGARQKDVLVAVLDTGVMDDHPELRGRLALNVGTNYCRETGGPSGASGYPVYRTYLDPGAPGGPSADACTKGATPTYEGHGTHVAGILGGRADGEGITGVAPGVRIAAYKVFDRYRSADGQDQLGAFDGPVFAAILDAVDRGAAVINMSMTSTLDRSNKEHNAMWHAWSRVTNYAARKGALIVAAAGNSAESSRGKLAHLPSDLPAVMSVSATGTTHLEGDGQGTLWPKGQDVLAYYSNWGPSTDLAAPGGDCGTNPDNNLSWCDGPSGNAYQLPDDHYRYMILSSMIHEDGSAGYVYLSGTSMAAPHVAGVAALVKALHPNWNAARLRAHLKATAEKIGQKQAFGGGLVSADRATR; encoded by the coding sequence ATGCTCAAAAAGTCGCTCGCCGTCATCATGATTTCGTCATCTCTTCTGGCCTGCGGCCAACTTTCAACGGGGGATCAACCTCCCGCCGCCTCCGGCCCCTCCGCCGACCTTCAGGCGCAGGCGGCCCGGCGCGAACGGTACATCGTGGTGTTCAAGACCGAGGGAGGACCCGCCGACGCGGCCGGGCGGGTGGCCCGGGCCGGGGGGCGGCTGGGCCGCAACCTGAGCGGGGTGGGCGTGCTGACCGCGACCGGGGACGCGGCCTTCGGGCGCCGCATGGCCGCCGACGCCGAGGTGCTGGCCGTCGGGCCGGAGGGCCACCTCAGCCTGCCCGCCGTGCAGGAGGTCACGTCCACCGGGACGAGGAGCAGCGACGACCTCTCGGGGCAGCAGTGGGACATGCGGCGCATCGGGGCCGGGGTGGGCGCGGCCCGGGCAGGCGCGCGGCAAAAGGATGTGCTTGTGGCCGTGCTCGATACCGGCGTGATGGACGACCACCCCGAGCTGCGCGGTCGCCTCGCCCTCAATGTGGGCACGAACTACTGCCGGGAGACGGGCGGGCCGAGTGGCGCGAGCGGCTACCCGGTCTACCGCACCTACCTCGACCCGGGCGCGCCCGGCGGTCCCTCCGCCGACGCCTGCACCAAGGGGGCGACCCCGACCTACGAGGGGCACGGGACCCACGTGGCGGGCATTCTCGGGGGCCGGGCGGACGGGGAGGGCATCACGGGAGTGGCGCCGGGGGTGAGGATCGCGGCCTATAAGGTCTTCGACCGCTACCGCTCGGCGGACGGACAGGACCAGCTCGGCGCGTTCGACGGGCCGGTCTTCGCGGCGATCCTGGACGCCGTGGACCGGGGCGCAGCGGTCATCAACATGAGCATGACGAGTACGCTCGACCGCTCGAACAAGGAGCACAACGCCATGTGGCACGCCTGGAGCCGGGTGACGAACTACGCGGCACGGAAAGGCGCGTTGATCGTGGCGGCGGCGGGCAACAGCGCCGAGAGTTCCAGGGGAAAGCTGGCGCACCTGCCCTCCGACCTCCCGGCCGTGATGTCGGTCTCGGCGACCGGCACCACCCACCTGGAGGGCGACGGGCAGGGCACCCTGTGGCCGAAGGGGCAGGACGTTCTCGCCTACTACTCCAACTGGGGTCCCAGCACCGACCTCGCCGCGCCGGGGGGCGACTGCGGCACCAACCCGGACAACAACCTGAGCTGGTGCGACGGGCCCAGCGGCAACGCCTACCAACTTCCCGACGACCACTACCGTTACATGATCCTCTCCAGCATGATCCACGAGGACGGCAGCGCCGGCTACGTCTACCTGTCGGGCACGAGCATGGCCGCCCCGCACGTGGCGGGGGTCGCGGCCCTGGTCAAGGCGCTGCACCCGAACTGGAACGCCGCACGGCTGCGCGCCCACCTGAAGGCGACGGCCGAGAAGATCGGGCAGAAGCAGGCTTTCGGCGGTGGCCTGGTGAGCGCCGACCGCGCCACGCGCTGA
- a CDS encoding histone deacetylase family protein gives MTSTFPRAWTAFRRAAYQAGPPPRRQFLPREFLEALLVGAAARLPLLDAPRLDWVDAERVHDPAYLARWRRGEVTRAEERALGFPWNPAVVERGLLSSGATLAATRDALAHGLGINLGGGTHHAYRDRAEGFSFLNDVVISTRWLLDQGHARRVLILDLDVHQGNGTAALLQDEARVFTVSVHGANNYPFQKERSGLDLALPDGTGDEVYLAELDEVIAPAVADFRPDFAFYLAGADVLEGDQLGRLALTPEGVRLRDDRVFRWAARAGTPLVTVMAGGYNRDPQKLIETRLGTLDAALAAFG, from the coding sequence GTGACTTCCACCTTTCCCCGCGCTTGGACGGCCTTTCGCCGCGCGGCTTACCAGGCTGGACCCCCACCCCGGCGCCAGTTCCTTCCCCGCGAGTTCCTGGAGGCGCTGCTCGTGGGGGCGGCCGCCCGGCTCCCGCTGCTCGACGCTCCCCGGCTGGACTGGGTGGACGCCGAGCGGGTGCATGACCCCGCCTACCTCGCCCGCTGGCGCCGGGGGGAGGTGACGCGGGCGGAGGAACGCGCCCTGGGTTTTCCCTGGAATCCGGCCGTGGTGGAGCGGGGCCTGCTCTCCAGCGGGGCGACGCTGGCGGCCACCCGCGACGCCCTCGCTCATGGCCTGGGCATCAACCTGGGCGGCGGCACCCACCATGCCTACCGCGACCGGGCCGAAGGATTCTCCTTCCTGAACGACGTGGTCATCAGCACGCGCTGGCTGCTCGACCAGGGCCACGCCCGTCGCGTCCTGATTCTCGACCTCGACGTGCATCAGGGGAACGGCACCGCGGCCCTGCTTCAGGACGAGGCACGGGTCTTCACCGTCAGCGTCCACGGCGCGAACAACTATCCCTTTCAGAAGGAACGGAGCGGTCTGGACCTCGCCCTGCCCGACGGCACGGGGGACGAGGTGTATCTCGCCGAGTTGGATGAAGTAATTGCTCCCGCTGTTGCCGACTTTCGGCCCGATTTCGCCTTTTACCTGGCGGGGGCGGATGTGCTGGAGGGGGATCAACTCGGGCGGCTGGCGCTGACGCCGGAAGGGGTTCGGTTGCGGGACGACCGGGTGTTTCGCTGGGCGGCCCGGGCGGGGACGCCGCTCGTGACGGTTATGGCTGGGGGATACAACCGGGACCCGCAGAAGCTGATCGAGACGCGGCTGGGGACGTTGGATGCGGCGCTGGCGGCTTTTGGGTGA
- a CDS encoding peptide chain release factor 3, giving the protein MTTPTASLEHEIARRRTFAIISHPDAGKTTITEKLLLYGGAIQEAGSVTAKEGRSHTKSDWMSIEQQRGISISSSALTFEYAGRHINLLDTPGHQDFSEDTYRTLTAADSALMVLDAARGVQSQTEKLFAVCRNRGIPILTFVNKMDRPAQDPFELLAQVEGTLKITAVPLTWPIGDGPDFKGVYDLGTGQVLAFERTSGGKHRAPVQTAGLDDPRLVDLVGPDLAAKLREDVELIQGAMPEFEPEAFLNGELTPVFFGSAMNNFGVEHFLGHFVDLAPPPGPVETNVGERDPNAPFAGFVFKLQANMSKQHRDRTAFMRVMSGHFERGMDVTHTRTGRKLRLSQAHTLFAQDREKVEEAYPGDIVGLVNPGVFQIGDVVSVDPKVMLPSFPRFTPETFATLSLKDVGKRKAFMKGLTQLAEEGVVQVFYPTDGARDPYLGAVGPLQFEVFQARLAEEYGVEVEMHVTSYQLVRWLAGDPGSVARFARHVEDDQGRPVMLFRSRYDLDYTAEQHPEIEFLPLPRDLTRV; this is encoded by the coding sequence ATGACCACCCCCACCGCTTCACTTGAACACGAGATCGCCCGCAGGCGGACCTTCGCCATCATCTCCCACCCGGACGCCGGGAAAACGACCATTACCGAGAAGCTGCTGCTGTATGGAGGCGCCATTCAGGAGGCGGGCTCCGTTACTGCCAAAGAAGGCCGCTCGCACACCAAGTCCGACTGGATGAGCATCGAGCAGCAGCGCGGCATCTCCATCTCGTCCTCGGCGCTCACGTTCGAGTACGCCGGGCGGCACATCAACCTGCTCGACACCCCGGGCCACCAGGACTTCTCGGAGGACACCTACCGGACGCTGACCGCCGCCGACTCCGCCCTGATGGTTCTGGACGCGGCGCGCGGCGTCCAGTCGCAGACGGAGAAGCTGTTCGCGGTGTGCCGCAACCGGGGGATTCCGATCCTCACCTTCGTGAACAAGATGGACCGCCCGGCGCAGGACCCCTTCGAGCTGCTCGCCCAGGTCGAGGGCACGCTCAAGATCACTGCCGTGCCGCTGACCTGGCCCATCGGCGACGGCCCGGATTTCAAGGGCGTGTACGACCTGGGGACCGGGCAGGTCCTCGCCTTTGAGCGCACTTCGGGGGGCAAGCACCGGGCGCCCGTGCAGACGGCGGGGTTGGACGATCCCCGGCTCGTGGACCTCGTCGGCCCCGACCTTGCCGCCAAGCTGCGGGAGGACGTGGAACTCATCCAGGGCGCGATGCCGGAGTTCGAGCCGGAGGCTTTCCTGAACGGCGAACTCACGCCCGTCTTCTTCGGTTCGGCGATGAACAATTTCGGGGTCGAGCACTTCCTGGGCCACTTCGTGGACCTCGCGCCGCCGCCCGGCCCAGTGGAGACGAACGTGGGCGAGCGTGACCCGAATGCGCCGTTCGCGGGCTTCGTCTTCAAGCTCCAGGCCAACATGAGCAAGCAGCACCGCGACCGGACCGCCTTCATGCGGGTGATGAGCGGGCACTTCGAGCGGGGTATGGACGTGACGCACACGCGCACCGGGCGCAAGCTGCGGCTCTCGCAGGCCCACACCCTCTTCGCCCAGGACCGCGAGAAGGTCGAGGAGGCGTACCCCGGTGACATCGTCGGCCTCGTCAACCCCGGCGTCTTCCAGATCGGCGACGTGGTGAGTGTAGACCCCAAGGTAATGCTGCCGAGCTTCCCCCGCTTCACCCCGGAAACCTTCGCCACCCTCTCCCTCAAGGACGTGGGCAAGCGCAAGGCGTTCATGAAGGGCCTGACGCAGCTCGCTGAGGAGGGCGTGGTGCAGGTCTTCTATCCCACGGATGGGGCGCGTGACCCCTACCTGGGCGCGGTCGGTCCCCTCCAGTTCGAGGTGTTCCAGGCCCGCCTCGCCGAGGAGTACGGGGTGGAGGTGGAGATGCACGTGACCTCCTACCAACTCGTCCGCTGGCTGGCGGGCGACCCGGGCAGCGTGGCCCGTTTTGCGCGGCACGTGGAGGACGACCAGGGCCGTCCGGTCATGCTCTTCCGCTCCAGGTACGATCTCGACTACACCGCCGAGCAGCACCCCGAGATCGAGTTCCTGCCGCTGCCGCGTGACCTCACCCGGGTGTGA
- a CDS encoding DEAD/DEAH box helicase — protein MRLERVPPTFFSMPAVSAALNLSPKAVGDLELTRTRFGFKGQSQVKEDGRIYRQNFLLNEAGIFTGGECGCGRKGCPHLARVLLSPALERALEQAEGETVEAAPAEVPTSPEEDAPLPPLASPLRAWLSGAADLGGSAARREEERETLRFDLSVTVRPRSGREVLALRVRRAAERRGELRGGPTFPLPHTLRWAGGLADPKVLPRYARPDRDLLHLLALGAESGVQGGEETWFLGTHPLTDTLLARLLDTGRLYWVGGREPLRPGPGRQVSYDWEMDASGVQRPAVTLPEGVRVLPVSPRWYVEEKGGVLGRVTSALPPALEHAFLGVPPVPPAQAASFARALRQTFPDLGDALPTPRPVRTVRTPLEYQPVLTLREEAVEVSRAQGWRRTTAVERLGVAHLTHLYDGLPLETGRQHYEDGVLHLASRDPAAEKRASGQVTRTGLRRLQTLQPRGDHIRHPEANALYAFPQEGDWQRFLTEEIPRLEARGFRVEVDPSFPYRFASIEDWYGEAEEEGGWFTLELGVVVDGERHSLIPILVSLIAEHPDLFTPEALAALGDEDIISARLPDGRRLPLPAGRVRAILSVLVELHLRDLPEGPLKLPLLDAARLAMLDEALHARWLGAERLLELGRRLRNFAGVREVPPPTGLNADLRPYQRQGLNWLQFLREYDLGGILADDMGLGKTLQTLAHLQIEKEAGRADRPSLVIAPTSVLGNWRAEAGRFTPGLKVLTLHGPGRKADFGRIPDHDLVLSTYPLLPRDIDLLREHEFHLLVLDEAQNIKNPRSAAAKAAGALKARHRLTLTGTPLENHLGELWSQFNFLTPGLLHDEKTFRELYRVPVEKQGDRVRQAALAARVKPFILRREKRDVAHELPPKTEIPVRVTLDGDQRDLYETVRVTMLERVREELDARGLARSTVAILDALLKLRQAVTDPRLVKLDTARGVKGNAKLDWLTGNLPQMVEEGRRVLIFSQFATLLGFLEDTLVGLGIGYAKLTGQTKNRAAQIERFQGGEVPVFLVSLKAGGVGLNLTAADTVIHLDPWWNPAAEAQATDRAYRIGQDKPVFVYRLIAAGSVEERILDLQNRKAALAKGVLDGGLTSATQLTTGDLERLFAPLEEDEPEPVPG, from the coding sequence ATGCGGCTGGAGCGCGTCCCCCCCACCTTCTTTTCCATGCCCGCCGTCAGCGCGGCGTTGAACCTGAGCCCCAAGGCGGTCGGTGATCTGGAACTCACCCGCACCCGCTTCGGGTTCAAGGGGCAGTCGCAGGTCAAGGAGGACGGGCGCATCTACCGCCAGAACTTCCTGCTGAACGAGGCGGGCATCTTTACCGGCGGCGAGTGTGGTTGCGGGCGCAAGGGGTGCCCGCACCTCGCCCGGGTGCTGCTGAGCCCGGCGCTGGAGAGGGCGCTGGAGCAGGCGGAGGGGGAGACGGTGGAGGCGGCTCCGGCAGAAGTTCCAACCTCCCCGGAGGAGGACGCCCCCCTGCCCCCGCTGGCGAGCCCGCTGCGCGCCTGGTTGAGTGGGGCGGCTGACCTGGGAGGCTCGGCGGCCCGTCGGGAGGAGGAGCGGGAGACGCTGCGCTTCGACCTCAGCGTGACGGTGAGACCCCGTTCGGGCCGCGAGGTCCTCGCCTTGCGGGTGCGCCGAGCCGCCGAGCGCCGGGGCGAACTGCGGGGAGGCCCCACCTTCCCCCTGCCGCACACCCTGCGCTGGGCGGGGGGGCTGGCCGACCCCAAGGTCCTGCCCCGCTATGCCCGCCCCGACCGCGACCTGCTCCACCTCCTCGCGCTGGGGGCCGAGAGCGGCGTGCAGGGGGGCGAGGAGACGTGGTTCCTGGGCACCCACCCCCTCACTGACACGCTACTGGCCCGTCTGCTGGACACTGGGCGGCTGTACTGGGTGGGTGGGCGCGAGCCGCTGCGGCCCGGCCCTGGGCGCCAGGTCAGCTATGACTGGGAGATGGACGCGAGCGGGGTACAGCGGCCCGCCGTCACGCTGCCGGAAGGGGTGCGGGTCCTCCCGGTCTCGCCCCGCTGGTACGTGGAGGAGAAGGGGGGAGTGCTGGGCCGCGTCACCTCGGCGCTGCCCCCGGCGCTGGAGCACGCTTTTCTGGGGGTGCCCCCGGTGCCCCCCGCCCAGGCGGCCAGCTTCGCGCGGGCGCTGCGGCAGACCTTCCCCGACCTGGGGGACGCGCTGCCCACGCCCAGGCCCGTCCGCACGGTCCGCACGCCCCTGGAGTACCAGCCCGTTCTGACCCTGCGCGAGGAGGCCGTGGAGGTGAGCCGCGCCCAGGGCTGGCGGCGGACGACTGCGGTGGAGCGGCTGGGCGTCGCCCACCTCACCCACCTCTACGACGGCCTGCCGCTGGAGACAGGGCGCCAGCACTACGAGGACGGCGTCCTGCACCTCGCCTCCCGCGACCCGGCCGCCGAGAAAAGGGCCAGTGGGCAGGTCACCCGCACCGGCCTCAGGCGTCTCCAGACCCTGCAACCCCGCGGCGACCACATCCGGCACCCCGAGGCGAACGCACTGTACGCCTTTCCGCAGGAGGGCGACTGGCAACGCTTCCTGACCGAGGAGATCCCGAGGCTGGAGGCCAGGGGATTCCGGGTGGAGGTGGACCCCTCCTTCCCCTACCGCTTTGCCTCCATCGAGGATTGGTACGGCGAGGCCGAGGAGGAGGGCGGCTGGTTCACCCTCGAACTCGGGGTGGTCGTGGACGGTGAGCGCCACAGCCTGATCCCCATCCTCGTCTCGCTGATCGCCGAGCACCCGGACCTCTTCACGCCCGAGGCCCTGGCCGCGCTGGGGGACGAGGACATCATCAGCGCGCGGCTTCCCGATGGCCGCCGGTTGCCGCTCCCCGCCGGACGGGTGCGGGCGATCCTCAGCGTGCTCGTCGAGCTGCATCTGCGCGACCTGCCCGAAGGCCCATTGAAACTGCCCCTCCTCGACGCCGCCCGCCTGGCGATGCTCGACGAGGCGTTGCACGCGCGCTGGCTGGGGGCCGAACGACTCCTTGAACTCGGGCGCCGCTTGCGGAACTTCGCGGGCGTGAGGGAGGTTCCGCCGCCCACGGGGCTGAACGCCGACCTGCGCCCCTACCAGCGACAGGGCCTGAACTGGCTGCAGTTTCTGCGCGAGTACGACCTCGGGGGGATTCTGGCGGACGATATGGGGCTGGGGAAAACGCTCCAAACTCTCGCCCACCTCCAGATCGAGAAGGAGGCGGGCCGCGCCGACCGACCCAGCCTCGTCATCGCGCCGACGAGCGTGCTGGGCAACTGGCGGGCGGAGGCGGGCCGCTTCACGCCGGGCCTGAAGGTGCTCACTCTGCACGGCCCGGGGCGCAAGGCCGACTTCGGGCGCATCCCCGACCACGACCTCGTTCTCTCCACCTACCCGCTGCTGCCACGTGATATCGACCTTCTGCGTGAACACGAGTTCCACCTCCTCGTGCTCGACGAGGCGCAGAACATCAAGAACCCCAGGAGTGCCGCTGCCAAGGCCGCCGGGGCACTGAAGGCCCGGCACCGCCTGACCCTCACGGGCACGCCGCTGGAAAACCACCTCGGCGAGCTGTGGTCGCAGTTCAACTTCCTGACGCCGGGGCTGCTACACGATGAGAAGACCTTCCGGGAGCTGTACCGCGTGCCCGTCGAGAAACAGGGGGACCGCGTCCGGCAGGCCGCCCTCGCTGCCCGGGTCAAGCCCTTTATCCTGCGCCGCGAGAAGCGTGACGTGGCGCACGAGCTGCCGCCCAAGACCGAGATCCCGGTGCGCGTGACCCTAGACGGCGACCAGCGCGACCTCTACGAGACGGTGCGCGTGACCATGCTGGAGCGGGTGCGCGAGGAGCTGGACGCCCGGGGCCTGGCCCGCTCCACCGTCGCCATCCTCGACGCGCTGCTCAAGCTGCGGCAGGCCGTGACCGATCCCCGGCTGGTGAAACTCGACACCGCCCGGGGGGTGAAGGGCAATGCCAAGCTCGACTGGCTGACGGGGAACCTCCCCCAGATGGTCGAGGAGGGCCGCCGGGTCCTGATCTTCTCCCAGTTCGCCACCCTGCTGGGATTTCTGGAGGACACGCTGGTGGGCCTCGGGATCGGGTACGCCAAGCTGACGGGGCAGACGAAGAACCGGGCGGCGCAGATCGAGCGGTTCCAGGGGGGCGAGGTGCCCGTCTTCCTGGTCAGCCTCAAGGCGGGGGGCGTGGGTCTGAACCTCACCGCCGCCGATACGGTGATCCACCTCGACCCCTGGTGGAACCCCGCCGCTGAGGCGCAGGCGACCGACCGCGCCTACCGCATCGGGCAGGACAAACCCGTCTTCGTCTACCGGTTGATCGCGGCGGGCAGCGTGGAGGAGCGGATTCTCGACCTCCAGAACCGGAAGGCGGCGCTGGCAAAGGGCGTGCTGGACGGCGGCCTGACGAGCGCGACGCAACTGACGACGGGGGACCTGGAACGCCTGTTCGCCCCGCTGGAGGAGGACGAGCCGGAGCCCGTGCCCGGCTGA
- a CDS encoding C39 family peptidase: protein MRFLRPLLLAALLGGAQAAPAPAPAGYVLSGVPLVHQTYNACGPASLTQVLGYFGINVPLADVSRLTRPTERSYMTAQAIVDFAPKVGMEARLFRGGSLQTVRAAIRARLPLIALQSHITETKVIPHWRVVTGYDDAREQVYLMDPLLGYVLMSYADFTRVWADHQGEFAVMYPPEWRGTVRKVIG from the coding sequence GTGCGTTTTCTGCGTCCTCTCCTCCTCGCTGCGCTGCTCGGCGGTGCACAGGCGGCCCCGGCCCCCGCTCCGGCGGGCTACGTCCTCTCCGGCGTCCCCCTCGTCCACCAGACCTACAACGCCTGCGGCCCGGCGAGCCTCACGCAGGTGCTGGGGTATTTCGGGATCAACGTTCCCCTGGCCGACGTGAGCCGCCTGACCCGCCCCACCGAGCGGTCCTACATGACGGCCCAGGCCATCGTGGACTTCGCCCCGAAGGTCGGGATGGAGGCCCGGCTGTTCCGCGGCGGCTCGCTCCAGACCGTACGCGCGGCGATTCGCGCCCGGTTGCCGCTGATCGCCCTGCAATCGCACATCACTGAGACGAAGGTTATTCCCCACTGGCGGGTCGTGACGGGGTACGACGACGCCCGGGAGCAGGTCTACCTGATGGACCCCCTGCTGGGCTACGTCCTGATGAGCTACGCCGACTTCACCCGCGTCTGGGCCGACCATCAGGGGGAGTTCGCGGTGATGTACCCGCCGGAGTGGAGGGGAACAGTGCGGAAGGTGATCGGGTAG
- a CDS encoding AAA family ATPase — protein sequence MGDSHRTVWVLSGLPGAGKSTTARALLRRFPLGLHLPVDDLRDFVVSGHAPPRLDHPPEAVRQFALARTAAAQVARLYADAGFTVAVDDVLWATDLELFAPHWAGLDVRPVLLAPGLAVAQDRNSARTNKSYDTRTLVSLIDGLHSQMSPEAYREAGWAIVDSAGQNGGETVEALLALKWPR from the coding sequence ATGGGCGACTCCCACAGAACTGTCTGGGTGCTGTCGGGCCTGCCCGGGGCGGGCAAAAGCACGACCGCCCGCGCCCTGCTGCGCCGTTTTCCGCTGGGGCTGCATCTGCCGGTGGACGACCTGCGCGACTTCGTGGTGTCGGGGCACGCGCCGCCCCGGCTGGACCACCCACCCGAGGCCGTGCGGCAGTTCGCGCTGGCCCGCACCGCCGCCGCGCAGGTGGCCCGTCTGTACGCGGACGCGGGCTTCACGGTGGCGGTGGACGACGTGCTGTGGGCGACCGATCTGGAACTGTTCGCCCCCCATTGGGCCGGGTTGGACGTGCGCCCGGTGCTACTCGCGCCGGGGTTGGCCGTAGCGCAGGACCGCAACAGCGCGCGCACGAACAAGTCCTACGACACCCGCACGCTGGTTTCCCTCATCGACGGCCTGCACTCGCAGATGTCGCCGGAGGCCTACCGCGAGGCCGGGTGGGCGATAGTGGATAGCGCCGGGCAGAACGGCGGGGAGACGGTGGAGGCCCTGCTGGCGCTGAAGTGGCCCCGCTGA
- a CDS encoding aminopeptidase: protein MQTTDSGLPVIYDPLPHAALLADYCLSAGEGERLLVAGGTAATPLVREVTRALLSRGARPVVRLEYPGQDDDLADLAADAVLDQAHPADLADAEALDGSLRILTPEPGAEGDASRRARLTAARAPIAAIRSRKKWSLTLYPTAHAAGQAGMTEAEFGTFVMRAMFLDRPDPVAAWGEVREMQARLIERLTQANRVRIEAPGTDLTLRVAGRSWANSDGKRNMPSGEVFTGPIEDSAEGVVTFTVPAEYGGRVVRGARLVFRAGEVVEASAEEGEDVLRAALATDPGARRLGELGIGTNYGIQTPTGNILFDEKIGGTVHLALGRSYPETGGVNTSAIHWDLITDLRGNGRLSLDGEVMQEGGQFLG from the coding sequence GTGCAGACCACTGACTCCGGCCTCCCCGTGATCTACGATCCCCTCCCCCACGCCGCCCTGCTCGCCGACTACTGCCTCAGTGCGGGGGAAGGCGAGCGGCTGCTCGTCGCGGGCGGCACGGCGGCCACCCCCCTGGTGCGCGAGGTGACCCGCGCCCTGCTGTCGCGCGGCGCCCGCCCGGTGGTGCGTCTGGAGTACCCCGGCCAGGATGACGACCTCGCCGACCTCGCCGCCGACGCGGTGCTCGACCAGGCCCACCCTGCCGACCTGGCGGACGCGGAAGCGCTTGACGGCAGCCTGCGGATTCTGACGCCGGAGCCGGGAGCCGAGGGGGACGCCTCGCGCCGCGCCCGCCTCACGGCCGCCCGTGCCCCGATCGCCGCGATTCGCAGCCGCAAGAAGTGGAGCCTGACCCTCTACCCGACCGCGCACGCCGCCGGGCAGGCCGGGATGACCGAGGCCGAATTCGGCACCTTCGTGATGCGGGCGATGTTCCTCGACCGCCCCGATCCAGTGGCCGCCTGGGGTGAGGTACGCGAGATGCAGGCCCGGCTGATCGAGCGGCTGACCCAGGCGAACAGGGTACGGATCGAGGCGCCCGGCACCGACCTTACCCTGCGTGTGGCTGGCAGAAGCTGGGCGAACAGCGACGGCAAGCGCAACATGCCCAGCGGAGAAGTGTTCACCGGACCGATTGAGGACAGCGCCGAGGGCGTGGTGACCTTTACCGTTCCGGCGGAATACGGCGGGCGGGTCGTGCGCGGCGCCCGCCTCGTCTTCCGTGCAGGCGAGGTCGTGGAGGCGAGCGCCGAGGAGGGCGAGGATGTGCTGCGCGCGGCTCTCGCTACCGACCCCGGCGCGCGGCGGCTGGGGGAACTCGGCATCGGCACGAACTACGGCATCCAGACACCGACCGGAAACATCCTCTTCGACGAGAAGATAGGCGGGACCGTTCACCTCGCCCTGGGCCGCTCCTACCCGGAGACGGGCGGGGTGAACACAAGTGCGATTCACTGGGACCTCATCACCGATCTTCGCGGGAACGGGCGCCTGAGCCTAGACGGGGAGGTGATGCAGGAGGGGGGGCAGTTCCTCGGCTGA
- the purU gene encoding formyltetrahydrofolate deformylase, which produces MTAPSLSPRLDPLNTAVLTITCPDRGGIVAAVSQFLHNHGANIIHSDQHSTDPSGGTFFMRMEFHLEGLDLAREPFERAFANVVAAPFGMDWRLNYTTEPKRMAILVSKYDHCFLDLLWRKRRGELNVEIPLVLSNHEDLRRDAEMFGIPFHVVPVTKENKAEAEAEQVRLMGEAGADFAVLARYMQILSGDFLTGFGRPVINIHHSFLPAFVGANPYRAAFQRGVKLIGATSHYVTEELDAGPIIAQDVIPVTHRETPETLMRLGRDVERQVLARAVKAHVEDRVLVHGNKTVVF; this is translated from the coding sequence ATGACGGCCCCGTCCCTTTCCCCCAGACTCGACCCCCTGAACACCGCCGTGCTGACCATCACCTGCCCGGACCGGGGCGGCATCGTGGCGGCCGTGTCGCAGTTTCTGCACAACCACGGGGCCAACATCATCCACTCCGACCAGCACTCCACCGATCCCTCGGGCGGCACCTTTTTCATGCGGATGGAGTTTCACCTGGAGGGGTTGGACCTTGCCCGCGAGCCCTTCGAGCGCGCCTTCGCCAACGTCGTCGCCGCCCCCTTCGGCATGGACTGGCGGCTGAACTACACCACCGAGCCCAAGCGGATGGCGATTCTGGTCAGCAAGTACGACCACTGCTTCCTCGATCTGCTGTGGCGCAAGCGGCGGGGTGAGCTGAATGTGGAGATTCCCCTGGTCCTCAGCAACCACGAGGACCTGCGGCGCGACGCGGAGATGTTCGGTATCCCCTTCCACGTCGTCCCCGTCACGAAGGAGAACAAAGCGGAGGCCGAGGCCGAGCAGGTCCGGCTGATGGGGGAGGCGGGGGCCGATTTCGCCGTCCTCGCGCGGTACATGCAGATCCTCAGCGGGGACTTCTTGACGGGTTTCGGGCGGCCCGTCATCAACATCCACCACTCGTTCCTGCCCGCCTTCGTGGGGGCCAACCCCTACCGGGCGGCCTTCCAGCGCGGCGTGAAGCTGATCGGCGCCACCAGTCACTACGTCACCGAGGAACTCGACGCCGGGCCGATCATCGCGCAGGACGTGATTCCCGTGACGCACCGCGAGACACCGGAAACGCTGATGCGCCTGGGCCGCGACGTGGAGCGGCAGGTGCTCGCCCGCGCCGTGAAGGCCCACGTGGAGGACCGCGTTCTGGTCCACGGGAACAAGACGGTGGTGTTCTAG